From Arcobacter arenosus, one genomic window encodes:
- a CDS encoding NADPH-dependent FMN reductase produces the protein MMFKIGILVASSGNNQKLGLKLEELAIEQGCQVELINLVDLDLPLYSTKEEERNGVPEVAKHLAERILDLKAFIVVAPEYNGVMPPVLNNAMAWTSRATDSWRDAFNEKVVAVATHSGGGGAKGLQAMRMMFQHLGANIIARELLTTYEKPLNEDTANNMIIQLAKLTH, from the coding sequence ATGATGTTTAAAATAGGAATATTAGTAGCTAGTTCTGGTAATAACCAGAAACTAGGTTTAAAACTTGAAGAGTTGGCAATAGAGCAGGGATGTCAAGTAGAACTTATAAATTTAGTTGATTTAGACTTACCTTTATATAGTACAAAAGAGGAAGAAAGAAATGGAGTTCCTGAAGTTGCAAAACATTTGGCTGAAAGAATTTTAGACTTAAAAGCTTTTATTGTTGTAGCTCCTGAATACAATGGCGTAATGCCACCTGTACTAAATAATGCTATGGCATGGACTTCAAGGGCAACAGATAGTTGGAGAGATGCTTTTAATGAAAAAGTTGTAGCAGTTGCAACTCACAGTGGTGGTGGAGGAGCAAAAGGTCTTCAAGCCATGAGAATGATGTTTCAACATTTAGGTGCAAATATTATCGCTAGAGAACTTCTAACAACATATGAAAAACCACTAAATGAAGATACTGCTAATAATATGATTATTCAATTAGCAAAATTAACTCACTAA
- a CDS encoding 4-hydroxyphenylacetate 3-hydroxylase N-terminal domain-containing protein, translating into MAARNGKQYLDGLKDEREIWIDGKKVNLFEHPSFKGSLQGMAGYFDWQHKFSDDCLVTDDVTGELMSASLILPKNKEDLEKRARCFEQLAKYSNGMLGRTPDYCNVALTGYVSRTDAFRAVGHDKWADNLEAFYREVVEKDLSLTHTIIQPQPDKSQPDLDGINGEVAFKVVERRDDCIVVSGAKILATLGPFADELFVYPSAPITSNGSADHALMFSIPVNTKGVIMVCRDHYEVNASIQDAPFSSRFDEQDAYVIFDNVEVPLNRVFMDGDLAFYNKTVIDQLGRYGNITQQTGIRAAVKLEFAYDLCHRMAKIIKTDKRPEVIMMLGEIWSYSQLTRSSIKAGFEGAHDWGNGAFFFDESPMRALIANMPAWMIRVNDIIKTIGSHNLLATPTVGSYENPEMKDLLNKYMPSANEEGAQERAQIFRIAWDFAGSALGGRVELYERYYLTSQQRNQMFGHVNAQKNFTWNQVEEFMINSGIK; encoded by the coding sequence ATGGCAGCAAGAAATGGAAAACAGTATTTAGATGGTTTAAAAGATGAAAGAGAAATCTGGATTGATGGTAAAAAAGTAAATCTTTTTGAGCATCCATCTTTTAAAGGGTCACTACAAGGAATGGCAGGTTATTTTGATTGGCAACATAAATTTTCTGATGATTGTTTAGTTACTGATGATGTTACTGGTGAATTAATGTCAGCTAGTTTAATCTTACCAAAGAATAAAGAGGATTTAGAAAAAAGAGCAAGATGTTTTGAACAGCTTGCAAAATATTCAAATGGGATGTTGGGACGAACACCTGATTATTGTAATGTTGCACTTACAGGTTATGTAAGTAGAACTGATGCTTTTAGAGCTGTAGGGCATGATAAATGGGCAGATAATTTAGAAGCTTTTTATAGAGAGGTTGTTGAAAAAGATTTATCTTTAACCCACACAATTATTCAACCGCAACCTGATAAAAGTCAGCCCGATTTAGATGGGATAAATGGTGAGGTAGCTTTTAAAGTAGTTGAAAGAAGAGATGATTGTATAGTTGTAAGTGGTGCGAAAATCTTAGCAACCCTTGGACCATTTGCCGATGAGTTATTTGTATATCCATCTGCTCCAATAACAAGTAATGGAAGCGCAGACCATGCTTTGATGTTCTCAATACCAGTAAACACAAAAGGTGTGATTATGGTTTGTAGAGACCATTATGAAGTAAATGCATCTATTCAAGATGCACCGTTTTCTTCAAGATTTGATGAGCAAGATGCATATGTAATTTTTGATAATGTTGAAGTTCCACTAAATAGAGTATTTATGGATGGGGATTTAGCATTTTATAATAAAACTGTAATTGACCAATTAGGAAGATATGGAAATATTACTCAACAAACTGGAATTAGAGCAGCAGTTAAGTTAGAGTTTGCATACGACTTATGTCACAGAATGGCAAAAATTATCAAAACAGATAAGAGACCTGAAGTTATTATGATGTTAGGTGAAATTTGGTCTTACTCACAACTGACACGTTCTTCAATCAAAGCAGGATTTGAAGGTGCTCATGACTGGGGTAATGGTGCATTTTTCTTTGATGAAAGTCCAATGAGAGCATTAATAGCTAATATGCCTGCATGGATGATTAGGGTTAATGATATTATCAAAACAATAGGAAGTCACAATTTACTTGCAACTCCAACAGTTGGCTCATATGAAAACCCTGAAATGAAGGATTTACTAAATAAATATATGCCATCTGCAAATGAAGAAGGGGCACAAGAAAGAGCTCAAATATTTAGAATCGCTTGGGATTTTGCAGGTTCAGCCTTGGGTGGAAGAGTTGAATTGTATGAAAGATACTATTTAACTTCTCAACAAAGAAATCAAATGTTTGGACATGTAAATGCACAGAAAAACTTTACATGGAATCAAGTTGAAGAGTTTATGATTAATTCAGGAATCAAATAA
- a CDS encoding DUF4062 domain-containing protein, whose protein sequence is MEKRYQVFVSSTYADLKKERQHVTQALMEMDCIPAGMELFPAADEEQWEFIKRIVDDCDYYLLIIGGHYGSTTSEGISYTEKEYDYAVECGLKVIALLHENPDEITVGKSDIEPELREKLQAFRDKVKTNRLVKFWNEAKDLPGLVALSLSKTIKMFPATGWVRATAVSNEELLGELNELRKENILLRTELANIQPPPSYNVEGLADLDEEFTITGTYYNDYGKRDWSSNITWREIFSIISPYLVQNPNQEYVESILHNALIERDNLSNRTNSMRNQDFQTIAVQLKALGLINTHYAKTVKGNMAMFWSFTPKGERLMVQLRAVPSTKTQESKNK, encoded by the coding sequence ATGGAAAAGAGATATCAGGTTTTCGTAAGCTCAACATATGCCGACCTAAAAAAAGAAAGACAACACGTTACACAAGCTCTAATGGAGATGGACTGCATCCCTGCTGGTATGGAATTATTCCCAGCAGCTGATGAAGAACAGTGGGAGTTCATAAAAAGGATTGTTGACGATTGTGATTATTATTTACTAATAATTGGTGGTCATTATGGTTCCACCACTAGTGAGGGCATTAGTTACACTGAAAAAGAATATGACTACGCAGTCGAATGCGGTCTAAAAGTAATCGCATTACTCCACGAAAATCCTGATGAAATAACTGTTGGGAAATCTGACATTGAGCCAGAGCTTCGAGAAAAGTTACAAGCTTTTCGAGATAAAGTTAAAACGAATCGCTTAGTAAAATTTTGGAATGAAGCAAAAGATTTACCAGGACTTGTTGCACTTAGCCTGTCAAAGACCATAAAAATGTTCCCAGCCACAGGTTGGGTTAGGGCTACAGCCGTTTCTAACGAGGAGCTACTCGGTGAATTAAATGAGCTTCGTAAAGAAAACATCTTACTTCGTACAGAGTTGGCTAACATACAGCCACCACCTTCATATAATGTAGAAGGACTTGCTGACCTAGATGAAGAGTTTACAATAACTGGCACATATTACAATGATTATGGAAAACGTGACTGGTCAAGTAACATTACATGGCGTGAAATATTTTCAATTATTTCTCCATATTTGGTACAAAATCCAAATCAAGAATATGTTGAATCTATCTTGCATAATGCACTTATTGAACGGGACAATTTAAGTAATCGGACTAATAGTATGAGGAATCAAGATTTTCAAACTATAGCGGTACAACTTAAAGCATTGGGGTTAATAAATACTCATTATGCTAAAACTGTTAAGGGAAACATGGCTATGTTTTGGTCTTTCACTCCGAAAGGGGAAAGATTAATGGTTCAGTTGAGGGCTGTCCCATCAACAAAAACACAAGAATCTAAAAATAAGTAA
- a CDS encoding IclR family transcriptional regulator, which yields MNKSSNLSSVENALKILECFTVDDTEKRVTEISNELGLAKSTVSRLLKTLLNQGYVKKNLENQKYSLGNKVLTLYSALMSNMEIVKEAHPFLEELAKDTSESVQLAELDKNKVIYMEQIKSSFPIQIFAHIGRVNPVHCTSSGKLLLAYKDFHTIENILSKGLEKYTKYTITDEDKLKKELLEIRDLGYCYIENEFIDGIVSIAAPIRDYNKNVIAAVSLVGPIQRINGVKAQKYIGKVVETAKKISSSMGYMY from the coding sequence ACAGTTGATGACACAGAAAAAAGAGTAACTGAAATCTCAAATGAATTAGGCTTAGCAAAAAGTACCGTAAGTCGTCTTTTAAAAACTTTATTAAACCAAGGTTATGTAAAAAAGAATCTTGAAAATCAAAAATACTCACTAGGCAATAAAGTCTTAACTTTATATAGTGCTCTTATGTCAAATATGGAAATAGTAAAAGAAGCCCACCCTTTTTTAGAAGAGTTAGCAAAAGATACTTCTGAATCAGTTCAGTTAGCTGAACTAGATAAAAACAAAGTTATATATATGGAGCAAATAAAATCTAGTTTTCCAATACAAATCTTTGCACATATAGGAAGGGTTAATCCAGTTCACTGTACAAGTTCAGGAAAACTCCTGCTTGCATATAAAGATTTTCATACTATAGAAAATATTTTGAGTAAGGGATTAGAAAAATACACCAAATACACAATAACAGATGAAGATAAATTAAAAAAAGAACTTTTGGAAATAAGAGATTTAGGATATTGTTATATTGAAAATGAGTTTATCGATGGAATAGTTTCAATTGCTGCACCAATAAGAGACTACAATAAAAATGTCATAGCAGCAGTTTCACTTGTGGGACCAATACAAAGGATAAATGGAGTTAAAGCTCAAAAATATATAGGAAAAGTTGTTGAAACTGCAAAGAAGATATCTAGTAGTATGGGGTATATGTATTAG